The window TGAAGTACTGTTTGCCGACTATACCGAGATCAAAACTGACGAAGGCCCCTTGCAATTGCTGCTTATGGAAGATCTTGTCAGCCGATATGTCACTTCATATCAGATCTGCGATACCTGCAAAGCCTGGCCAGTGGTAGAGGCGCTGGAAGAAAGCATGGCTTTGAAAGCGCGGCTCAGACTCAAATATCAGACCATTCTGCACACGGACCGGGGTTCAGAGTTCGTAAACCATGCAGTAAAAAACACTGTCCTGGAATATGGGATCCAACTGAGCAACACAGGAAACAACCACTGCTATGACAATGCCTACATTGAAAGTTTGAATAAAACACTCAAGTATACTATGGGCCTCCGGATCAGATATAAAACGAAAGAGGAAGCGAAAGCAGAAATCAGGGAGATAATCAACCAGTATAATACAGCGCACAAACACAGTAGCCTGGGGAAGCGGATACCTTATTGTGTGTTAACACGTTACACAGCGAAAAAAAGCAGAAACCCAGAGGTAAAACCGGGTTCTTGCCACCCGGCCGGCCGGGTGGCAAGAACCTATGCCAAGTCATTGGCAGTCAAGATAAAGAAGAATAACCTTGACAAGAACAAAACAACTCAAAAATGAGAGGTGTCAACTCAAATCAGGAAACTCCTGAATTTGGCTTTGGCCCCCCTGATCAATACGGTGTCAATACGGACTCATTACGGACTTTGTCCGTATTGAGTCCGTATTAACACCGTATTGATAAAGAGGGCGAGGAGTGATTTTATGAAGCGGGGAAAAGTGGAGAAGGTTAAGATAACATAGATTCCATGTTGATTTGGTAGTGATATAGAGAGGAAAAAGAATTCCTTCCCGGGGCCTGGGATTCCAAATTGGGTCAAAAATATGCCCGTCTAACTTTGACAGGTGAAGCAGTAAGCGTTTTTATACTGGCCTGGCCTGGCTTACGGTCAGTCGTAAACGGCGGCGGAAAACTGGCGGCGCAAGGTTTTGCCGCCGGAAGTGGGGCACGATTCCCAAAGGATGAAATACAGTCCCCGGCTTGCGAAGTGGCCTTCGGTGTCCCTGCCGTCCCAAGAAAGGGAACCTTCGGAAGGGATTAGCAGGCCGTCGGCCAGGATCCGCACGCGGTGCCCGGCGCGGTCGAAGATCCGGCAGTTCACGCGGCTTTGTTCGTTCTCGAGCTGGTAAAACAGGCTGACGCTTTCCCCGGCTTTGGCATTGAAGGGGCTTCCCACCAGATTGAAAGTGCCGGAGAAATCTGGCACGGGGGCGGATTGGCTGTTCGCGCGGCCGGGTGTGGCTCCGGAGGGATCAAGGCTGTAGCGCCAGAAAACCTCATCGACAGAATTGACCTGCCTTTCGAGGGATATGTTCCGCTGAGTGGAAACCCCGCTGTAGCTCATCTGGTCGATGCAGGCATCCTCCGAATCATAGATCCAGAGAGAATCGCCATCGTTATTGAGGGGCGCCCAGCCGCTGACCTCGATCGCCGCGGAGGCAGGGCAGTCCGGATAGCCAGCGAGCAACTGCGCGGCTGAGGAACAGAGCACGAAAAAACCTCCGGAGGCAGGCAGGGAAAAGCTGAACTGGTTGTTGGCCGCGTCCCGGATGCGATAATCCGAGCGGCCTTCAGAATCGGCCACCCAAAGTTCGATCCATTCTTGGTTGCCGGTGGCTGGATCGTACATGATCTCGTTGAAGACAGGGTTGGCCAGGTTTTCCCCCAGCAGAGCCAGAGAAAGGTGGTTGTTGACTGGATTGGGATCGTCAGGCAGGTCCAGGATGGCCTCCACAAGGTGGTTTTGGCCATCCGTAACCGGAATTTGTTCGACATAGCGAAGCGAATCCCCGCAGGTGAGAGCGATAACCTCCTGCTCAGATATCTGCAGCCCATCCAAGAGGAACCTCAGTCCGGCCAGAACAGGCGGTCCAGTCCAATCCAGGTTTTTGACCCAAACGCCGAACTGCCAGGAACTTCCATCCTGCCAGGCCTGGGCATCTTGCAAAGCGTAATCCGCGCGGGTTCTATTGGGCAGGCCAGGCGTGGGATCAGGCTCGGCAATGAAATCCGCTTCGCAGTCATCCGTGTCCAAACCGTCCCAGCGGCGAGCCAAACTCCATCCCTCCGCAACGTCTGGAGCAAACGAGGTTCCCGCCATTCCTGTGTCGTCCGGCAGGCCGTTGGTGTTGGGTGAATCGTAGAGCACTGTGTCCGTGTACAGCCCATCCGGGCTGACATAGCGGATGCCGTCGGTCTCCGCGCCCCCGTTCTGAAAGGCCAGGGGGGTGATGAAGATGGCGTTGGCGACCTGTGCTTCGCCGATCAGGATATAGCGGCCCGGGCGCAGGATGAAATGGGGGATCTCGAAGACAAGGCTGAAACTGCTGCCACCGCGCAGGATCAGGGCTCCCTCCAGGTTTTCGTCGGCGCTGCCGGCATTGAAGAGTTCGATCCATTCGTGGCCTGTGTCGGCGCCTCTGGGATCGTAGCAGACCTCGTTGATGACCACATTGGCGGCGCACAGGACGGGAAATCCGGACAAGATGGACAAAGCCAGGGCCCAAAAACAGGTCCGCCAGCCGCCAGCCTTCATCAGATCAGCCTCCCAGCATTAATGCAGGTCCAAAAGGACGGGATCGATGTTCCAGATATCGGCCGCGTATTCGCGGATGGCGCGGTCGGCGGAGAATTTGCCCATCCTGGCTATGTTGATCACGGCCTTGCGGGCCCAGGCCTGGGGATCGCGATAGAGTTCATCGACCTGGCGCGAGGCATCCACATAGGATCGGAAATCGGCCAAAATGCAGTAGGGGTCGCCGTCATCCAGGAGCGACCTGACGATCGGGGCGAAGATATCCAATTCCCGGGGCGAGAACAGGTTGGAGGAGATGGCGTCGATGGCGGCGCGCAGCTCGGGATCGGAATTGTAGAATTCGCGGGGGTTGTAGCCCTCCTGTTTGAGAGCGCTGACCTGGGTGGCATCGAGGCCGAAGATGAACATGTTCTCGGCCCCGATCTCCTCGGCCATTTCGACGTTGGCGCCATCCATGGTGCCGAGGGTGAGGGCTCCATTGAGGGCCAGCTTCATGTTTCCGGTGCCACTGGCCTCAAAGCCGGCGGTGGAGATCTGCTGGGAAAGATCGGCTGCGGGGATGATTTTGGTGGCCAATGAGACAGAGTAGTTGGGCAGGAAAACCACCTTGAGGCGGTCGGCCACGGCCGGATCGCGGTTGACCACCACACCGAGGTTGTTGATGAGCTTGATGAGGCGTTTGGCCAGAAAATAGCCAGGGGCGGCCTTGCCGGCAAAGATGACGGTGCGGGGAACGTGGTCTGCGGAAGGATCCGCCTTGATGCTCTGATAGCGGGCAATGGTGGCCAAAACGTTGAGGAGCTGGCGTTTGTATTCGTGGAGGCGCTTGATCTGGACGTCGAAAATGCTGTCCGCTTTGGTGCGGATCCCGGTTTCGCGGAAGATGTGTTTGCTCAGGGCGCGTTTGTTGATCTGCTTGATCTCCAAAAAGGTCTCGAGGAATTCCGGGTCGTCGCAGTAGTTCTCGATCCCGCTGATATATTCCAGGTTGGCCACCCAGCTTTCGCCGATGTGCTCCGTGATCAGGCTGGCGAGCTGGGGATTGCAAGCCCGCAGCCAGAGGCGGGGGGTGATGCCGTTGGTCTTGTTCTGAAAATGGTCGGGATACATCTGGGCGAAATCCGGGAAGATGCGTTCCTTGATTATCTGGGTGTGGAGTTCGGCCACCCCGTTCACGGCGTGGGAGCCATGCAGGCAGAGCTGGGCCATGCGCAGCTTCTTTTCCGGGCCTTCCTCGATCACGCTGAGGTTGCTGAGCTTGACGATGTTGCTGGGGTAGAGGCGGTTGACTTCGGCCAAGACGTGGTTGTTGATCTGATAGATCAGCATCAGGTGGCGGGGCAGCAATTCCTCGAAGAGCTTGACGCTCCATTTTTCCAGGGCTTCGGGGAGGATGGTATGGTTGGTATAGCTGAAACAGTGTTTGGTGATATCCCAGGCCTCGTCGAAAGAGAGGTTTTCCTCGTCAATGAGGATGCGCAGCATTTCCGGGATGGCCAGAGCGGGATGGGTGTCGTTGAGTTGGATGGCGATCTTGGCTGGGAGTTCGCTGAAGCTGTCGTGGTCCTGCTTCCAGGCGCGAAAGATGTCCTGGAGGGTGGCGCTGACGAAGAAATATTCCTGGCGGAGGCGGAGCATCTTGCCCAAGTGCATGTTGTCGTTGGGATAGAGGACCTTGGAGATGTTTTCGCTGATGTTCTTCTTTTCGACGGCGCGGACGTAATCGCCACTGTTGAAATAATCAAAATCAAACTCATCCGTGGCGGTGGCTTGCCAGAGGCGGAGGTTGTTCACATTGTCAACCTTATAGCCGGGGATGGGGATGTCCCAGGCGACCGCGTTCACATCGGTGGTGTCCACCCAGCGGTGGAGGGTCCGCCCGTCCGGCAGTTCCTCGCTGATGACCTTTCCGCCGAAGCGCACGCGATAGCTGATCTCTGGACGCTGGATTTCCCAGGGGCAGCCCTTTTTCAGCCAGTGGTCGGGTTCTTCGACCTGGTAGCCTTGGACGATGCCCTGCTTGAAGATGCCAAATTCGTAACGGATGCCATAACCATAGGCCGGATAGGCCTGAGTGGCCAGGGAATCCAGAAAACAAGCCGCCAGGCGTCCCAAACCGCCATTGCCCAGCCCCATGTCGGGTTCCAGTTCGGCGATGTCCTCCAAGGAATAACCCAGCTCCTTCAGCAGGTCAAAGCTGTTGTCATATTCGCCCAGGTTGATCAGGGTGTTGCCCAAAAGCCGGCCGATCAGGAATTCCATGGACAGGTAAAAGACCTTCTTCACATCCTGCTTGCGGTATTCATACTGGGTGCGCAGCCATCTCTGGATGAGTCGGTCGCGCAGGCTGAGGCTGAGGGCATAGTAGACGTCCCAGGGTTGCACGTTGGTGGTGTCTTTGACCAGGGAATATTCCAGATGCCTCAGAAACAGCGACCTCAGGTCGTCGCTGCATTGTTCCGCCTTGTCGGAGAAGAAGATGGAATGGAAATCGTTTTTGGGTATGAAACCTTCTTTCATCAGGTCCTCAATTCGTCTTTTACAATGCCCTAACAAACATCAGAGAGCCGTTTTGCTGTCAAGGGGAAATGTTCTTTGCGGAACGGTCCGGGCCCAACATACCAAAAATGGGCGGGACAGTCAAGTCCCGCCCGTACATTTGGTTTACCGTGTGTAAACTTACTTGATGACGATGATCTTTTGGGAGGCGTTGAGGGCTGGCGCGCTGATCCGGGCGAAATAAACGCCGTTGGATACTTTGCGTCCCTGCTGGTCGTTTCCGTCCCAGTTGATGCTTTGCGTTCCGCTCAGCATCTGGTCCTGGACCAGAGTGCGGATGGCCTGTCCCCTGGCGTTGTAGATGCGCACTGTGGCGCTGGCCGGGGCTTTCAGCTCAAAGCTGATCGTGGTGCCTTTGACGGTGGGATTGGGGCTGGCCTTCACATTCACCTGGGGCTCCAGGATGGTGAAGAAACCGTCGCTGACGTCCATTCCCGCTTCGGGGCGGACAACCTGGATCTTGTAGCTTTCGCCGGGCTGGACCGCAGGCGGGATCAGCCACTCATAGGATCCGGTGTTGGGGGCTTCGGCGTTGATCAGGAACCGGTGCTGGTGCTGGTTGCCGCCGCGGATCAGGAAGATCTTCACCGTGTCGATGTATTCCAGGTCGGTCCAGGTGATCGTGTAGGTGCTTCCCTTTTCCCAGATTTCGCCGCCATTGGGAGCTGTGACCGTGATCACGGAAGGATCTGGGGGCAGCGGGTCGCCAATGATGGAGAAAGGAGCGTCGCTGAGGTCAGAGGCGATCACATCGGGGCAGACGCCCATGTAGATATGGACCCGGTAGCGGTCCGAGGGGCGCACTGTGGCAGGCACGGTCCAGGTAAAGGATCCGTCGGTCACGGGGATATCCTCGGCTATCAGAAACATTCCCGGGCCATGCTGGCGTCCGCCGATCAGGGCCAGAGTCACGTTTCCGGTCAAGTCCTCGGAGGTCCAGGTTATGGCATAGGTGAGGCCGGCTTCCCAGATCTCTCCACCATTGGGGGCTGTGAGTTCAAGAGCCCCAACTGGCGGCGGTGGAGGCGGCGGAGGTGGTGGCGTGTCGCCTGTGATGGTGAAAGGAGCGTCGCTGACATCGGAGATGAGATGGTTGTTGTCAGTGGGATGGGTGATGCGCACGCGATAGTAAGTTCCTGGAATGACGGTGGCCGGTATGGTCCAGCCGTAAATGCCGGCGTCCACAGGGATGTCTTCGGCGATCAGCATGTGCGCGGGATGGGCATTTCCGCCCACCAGCATCAGGTTGACGTTTCCGGTCAGGTTCGTGTGGGTCCAGGTGATGTCATAGGTCGAGCCGGTTGCCCAGACTTCTCCGCCATTCGGAGAAGTGAGGGTAAGCGGCTGGGTTTGCGCAGGCAACAGATAAACCAGCGCCAGCAGCAGCAGTAACAGGTAAGATCTTTTCATGTTTACCTCATTTCCATTTTTTCCTGCTATCTTGGTCAGTTTTCAGGGACCTTGACTTTAGGTGTCCCATCTCAGAGCAGGTATTGTTCCAAATCCGATTTATTTTCACTTTTTCTGCCTTCAGGGCGGAAATTTCATCACTGTAAGTATTAACCGGCTATTGCCGAGGCTATCAAACACTGGGATGTAAAAAACCCCCAGAGTTTCACTCTCACAACACTTTAAGTTACTTTACAATAGTTTGATGCTATAATGAGGCGAATCTTGTTTCGTGTCAAGCTATTTATTGTGGCCCTATTCCAACCTAAAGAGGGCCTGACTTGATGGGGTGGTACATCTGTTTGCTACAGCAGTCAAAGACCGCTTCTGAAGGAAGCCTCGCTGCCCCCACAAACCGATCTTGGCTTCCGCTGCCTGTTCAATCCGGATTTGCCTAGCCCGACAACCAGTAGATCTGAAGGACAGTTCCAACATTACCACTGGAAAAATCCACTCTGGCTCCCCTTATCAATACGGTGTCAATACGGACTCATTACGGACAAAGTCCGTAGTGAGTCCGTAATGATAGCGTAATGATCACGAGAGCGACAAGGTGAACATATTGGTGGTTGTCAATTAAAAAAAGCATTGATGAACACTGGTCATTCAGCAGATAGAAGGAGCAGATCAGAAGTCAAACAGGGCTATATTCCCAAGTGAGCCGAATTTCATTCGCAGCTTAGACGGGTGATAAATTCCGCTTTGCCTCAGTGTGTAAAAACCTCTTCTGACGACAGCCTTGATGCCTCTGCCGAAAGGATTTAGGCAGTCCGATACATCATACTTGCAGGATTTGGAGAGACCATCGACCACTCGCTTGGTAAAAGAGCCTTTTTAGCGCCATTCCATCGGGTAAACAGGTCATGATCTCAATACGGGAGAGACCTGCTCAGAAACCCTGTTCCAGCAGATTCATATGGTATTCGTGCTCCTCCAGGGGCAGGACCTCGCAGGCGATATCTTTGGTCTGGAGGCGGTTGCGGAGGTATTCCAGAACGGGGTACTCGGTGTAGAAATGGCCGGCGTCGATGATGGGAATGCGGGAATCGAGCAGGTTATGATAGCCGATGTCTCCAGTGATAACGAGGTTGGCTTTCTGCCCGGCGCTCTTCAGGATGGAGGCTCCCGCCCCGCCGCAGACGGCGATTCTTTCCACTTTGGTTTGGGGGCTCAGGCCGGCTGTCCAAAGCCGGGGACGCCGGCATTTCAGGCGTTCTGAGACCAGGCGGGCTATTTCCGTCAAGCTCAGATCCGGAGAGAATTTGCCCACCAAACCCAATCCGTAGGCAGGATTGGGAGTGGCCACGGGGAAAAAATAGACTAGAGGAGTCTCATAGGGATGGCTGTTTTTTATGACATCAAGGACCTTGGTTAGGGAAGCTTCGTCAACCATGAACTCCAGTTCCTCCTCCGCGACTTTGGTCAGTCCCAGCGCGTCCGGCTGCTCAAGATAAGGCTTCGCGCCTGGTTGGGGCTTGAAAGTGCCTGTGATTCCATGCCGCGTGGAACAAGAGGAATAGTTGCCGATCTTTCCTGCCCCGGCCTGGAAGGCGGCCGTGGACACGGCATTCAAGTGATCCGCCGGCACTGTGACGCAGAGATGATACCACTTTCCGCCCTGTTCAGCAGTCAGATGGTCAATGATCTGAAGTCCCAGAGCCTCGGCCAGGGCATTGTTCACCCCTCCCGGAGCCACATCCAGATTGGTATGCAGGCTGATCACGCTAATCTTGTTTTCGATCAATTGGAGCAGCAAGGGATCGGTGATCCTGTTCAGAGGCCTGAAGATCAGCGGATGATGGGAAAGGATCAGGTCCGCACCAATCTGCAGGGCCTTGCTGACAGCGTTGGGAGTCACGTCCAGGCTGATCAGGACCTTGTTCACAGGACGCTTCGGATCGCCCACCAGCAGGCCCACATTGTCCCAATCCAGGGCCAGGGTGAGAGGGGCAAACTCCTCAATGTATGCCATTAATTCAGAGATCAGCATATGTCACCTCACTGTGGATGCTCGCGTATTTTCTGATGAATCCAATCCGCCGGATATCCAACTGATCCGTCAAGCTAAATCTTGCCGCGCGTAGCTCAGGAAAGCTGTGCCTCAGTCCGAAAACTGCAGGCTGAGCCCGCCATAGAAAGAGATCCCGGGCTGGGGCACGTAAGCATAGACCTCGTAGCTCGCGTTGAGGAGGTTGCGCATGCTGAAGTGGGGAGTGATCTTCCAGTCCATTACGGAAAGGGGGAAGGAGAAGCCCAGATCCAGCAAAGAGTAGGAAGGAAGGGGGTCCGCGAGGTTGTCCGGGGTGGTGAATTGCTCTCCGGTGAAGGCGTAGCGGCTCCAGAAATTGAAGTTGGCCCAGTTCAGTTCCAGGCGTAGGGAATAGTTCAGCTCTGGGGTGTACATCAGGCGTGGAGCGGAGTCCGCGGGCAGGGAACTGAGATCCAGGGCCTGGGTATAAAGCGCTGAGGAGGAAAAAGAAAGCCATTCCCATGGGGTCAGCCCGGCCTCCACTTCGAGGTTGCGGATACGCGCTCTACCTATGTTGAGAGGTTTCCAGACATTTCCGAACATCTGGATCTGGCGCCATTGGATGAGGTTGTCAATATCGTTGTGGTGGTACGAGGTCCTGAGGCTAAAGGCGCCGAGTCTGTTTTCCAGCCAAAGCTGCCAGCCCCGAGAGGTTTCGCTGGCCAGGTCCGGATTGCCCAAGGCCTGGGAATCGCCCTTCCAATAGAGGTCATAAGGCGAAGGGAGGGAAAATGAGGTACCCAGGGTCGCACCGAGGATGGTTTCCACAAAGCCGATATGGCGCAAACCGCTTTCCAGGCGCCAGCTGAGATTATCCTCGAGATC is drawn from Candidatus Syntrophosphaera sp. and contains these coding sequences:
- a CDS encoding IS3 family transposase, translating into MSLISESLGMSRQNLYKTYLHRDLSKENTEQQYKQAIEDKLLEKSGLSGSQVRRELSDEGVHIPRDRFYRLVNRNRYTLNSSSRAWKTKPYKSQAASNLIKNRTFRRVFEVLFADYTEIKTDEGPLQLLLMEDLVSRYVTSYQICDTCKAWPVVEALEESMALKARLRLKYQTILHTDRGSEFVNHAVKNTVLEYGIQLSNTGNNHCYDNAYIESLNKTLKYTMGLRIRYKTKEEAKAEIREIINQYNTAHKHSSLGKRIPYCVLTRYTAKKSRNPEVKPGSCHPAGRVARTYAKSLAVKIKKNNLDKNKTTQK
- a CDS encoding lamin tail domain-containing protein → MKAGGWRTCFWALALSILSGFPVLCAANVVINEVCYDPRGADTGHEWIELFNAGSADENLEGALILRGGSSFSLVFEIPHFILRPGRYILIGEAQVANAIFITPLAFQNGGAETDGIRYVSPDGLYTDTVLYDSPNTNGLPDDTGMAGTSFAPDVAEGWSLARRWDGLDTDDCEADFIAEPDPTPGLPNRTRADYALQDAQAWQDGSSWQFGVWVKNLDWTGPPVLAGLRFLLDGLQISEQEVIALTCGDSLRYVEQIPVTDGQNHLVEAILDLPDDPNPVNNHLSLALLGENLANPVFNEIMYDPATGNQEWIELWVADSEGRSDYRIRDAANNQFSFSLPASGGFFVLCSSAAQLLAGYPDCPASAAIEVSGWAPLNNDGDSLWIYDSEDACIDQMSYSGVSTQRNISLERQVNSVDEVFWRYSLDPSGATPGRANSQSAPVPDFSGTFNLVGSPFNAKAGESVSLFYQLENEQSRVNCRIFDRAGHRVRILADGLLIPSEGSLSWDGRDTEGHFASRGLYFILWESCPTSGGKTLRRQFSAAVYD
- a CDS encoding glycogen/starch/alpha-glucan phosphorylase, with amino-acid sequence MKEGFIPKNDFHSIFFSDKAEQCSDDLRSLFLRHLEYSLVKDTTNVQPWDVYYALSLSLRDRLIQRWLRTQYEYRKQDVKKVFYLSMEFLIGRLLGNTLINLGEYDNSFDLLKELGYSLEDIAELEPDMGLGNGGLGRLAACFLDSLATQAYPAYGYGIRYEFGIFKQGIVQGYQVEEPDHWLKKGCPWEIQRPEISYRVRFGGKVISEELPDGRTLHRWVDTTDVNAVAWDIPIPGYKVDNVNNLRLWQATATDEFDFDYFNSGDYVRAVEKKNISENISKVLYPNDNMHLGKMLRLRQEYFFVSATLQDIFRAWKQDHDSFSELPAKIAIQLNDTHPALAIPEMLRILIDEENLSFDEAWDITKHCFSYTNHTILPEALEKWSVKLFEELLPRHLMLIYQINNHVLAEVNRLYPSNIVKLSNLSVIEEGPEKKLRMAQLCLHGSHAVNGVAELHTQIIKERIFPDFAQMYPDHFQNKTNGITPRLWLRACNPQLASLITEHIGESWVANLEYISGIENYCDDPEFLETFLEIKQINKRALSKHIFRETGIRTKADSIFDVQIKRLHEYKRQLLNVLATIARYQSIKADPSADHVPRTVIFAGKAAPGYFLAKRLIKLINNLGVVVNRDPAVADRLKVVFLPNYSVSLATKIIPAADLSQQISTAGFEASGTGNMKLALNGALTLGTMDGANVEMAEEIGAENMFIFGLDATQVSALKQEGYNPREFYNSDPELRAAIDAISSNLFSPRELDIFAPIVRSLLDDGDPYCILADFRSYVDASRQVDELYRDPQAWARKAVINIARMGKFSADRAIREYAADIWNIDPVLLDLH
- a CDS encoding T9SS type A sorting domain-containing protein; amino-acid sequence: MKRSYLLLLLLALVYLLPAQTQPLTLTSPNGGEVWATGSTYDITWTHTNLTGNVNLMLVGGNAHPAHMLIAEDIPVDAGIYGWTIPATVIPGTYYRVRITHPTDNNHLISDVSDAPFTITGDTPPPPPPPPPPVGALELTAPNGGEIWEAGLTYAITWTSEDLTGNVTLALIGGRQHGPGMFLIAEDIPVTDGSFTWTVPATVRPSDRYRVHIYMGVCPDVIASDLSDAPFSIIGDPLPPDPSVITVTAPNGGEIWEKGSTYTITWTDLEYIDTVKIFLIRGGNQHQHRFLINAEAPNTGSYEWLIPPAVQPGESYKIQVVRPEAGMDVSDGFFTILEPQVNVKASPNPTVKGTTISFELKAPASATVRIYNARGQAIRTLVQDQMLSGTQSINWDGNDQQGRKVSNGVYFARISAPALNASQKIIVIK
- a CDS encoding Nif3-like dinuclear metal center hexameric protein encodes the protein MLISELMAYIEEFAPLTLALDWDNVGLLVGDPKRPVNKVLISLDVTPNAVSKALQIGADLILSHHPLIFRPLNRITDPLLLQLIENKISVISLHTNLDVAPGGVNNALAEALGLQIIDHLTAEQGGKWYHLCVTVPADHLNAVSTAAFQAGAGKIGNYSSCSTRHGITGTFKPQPGAKPYLEQPDALGLTKVAEEELEFMVDEASLTKVLDVIKNSHPYETPLVYFFPVATPNPAYGLGLVGKFSPDLSLTEIARLVSERLKCRRPRLWTAGLSPQTKVERIAVCGGAGASILKSAGQKANLVITGDIGYHNLLDSRIPIIDAGHFYTEYPVLEYLRNRLQTKDIACEVLPLEEHEYHMNLLEQGF